The following nucleotide sequence is from bacterium.
TAATCCCGTTTGGATTGGCGTCACCAGGCAGTGTGGCGTAGAGGTCCACCAGGGGATACCGGCTCGCGTCCACCTGGGTGATGCGCCAGTTGTCCCCTTCACCGGTGTCGGCATAGGAGCTTGCGGGGAGGATCAGACAAAGGCCCGCCAGCAGGGTTGCTGCCGCTCCCGACCTGCCCGTTGCTCCCTGATAAGCTCCAAGAACATTGACCCGCAGGAGGCTGCTGCCGATACGGACAAGGTCACCGTGCTTCAGGGACTTCCCGCCTCCGGCCACCTTCCGGTCGTTGACCATGACACCCTTGGGTGAACCCAGGTCCTCGATGAGAGGGTTTCCTTCACGGGCTGTTATGCGGGCGTGTTTCGACGCCACTCCGGCACCGGTGATCCGCACGGGACAGTGGGGGTCGCTGCCGATGAGCGTGTCGGAGTCGAGGATAAATTCCGAGCCCCGCCCGGCTCCCTCGAGGACCTGGAGACGAACCCTCGCCGCCAGCCCCTGGGCCCAGGCGATCCCGAATGCGATGGCGCCCCCCAGGGCTACCAGGCCCAGCGTCATGCTGGCCGGGCCCAGGAGGGGACGGAACACCTGCATGAGGGCGCCACCCACCGAACCGCCCACCGCTCCGCCGAGGGCAGCGGCCATCCAACGGCCGCGGCTTTCGGGACGGGTGAGAGTGACGGCAAGGCCCACGGCAAGGCCCGTGATACCCCACCCGAGGGCGGAACCCGCCGAGAGGGGAACGGATATGCCGGAAGAGGCCGTCCGCACCAGGCTGGTTCCGAGGGCTCCATAGAGGGCCTGGCCCAGGGCGGCGCCAACGGCACCGCCAACAGCTCCAAAGGAAGCCGGCGCCAGGACCGCCGTCACCATGCGGCCGGCACGCCCGTACCACAGCTGTTCGAAAACCCTGATGAATCCCGAAAGGGTCCCGCCCACAAGCAGGCCGAACCAGATGCTGGCGGCCCAGGCGCTTTCGACCGTGGCCAGGACCATACCCAGGGGAGCCGCGGCGGCCAGGGCCGCGCAGCAGCCCACCAGGCCCATCCTCGCTGTCCGGCTGCCCACAGCTCTCATGACACACCCCCATTTACGGTGCCACCGTGGAAAACAACCCTGAGGTGGCCGAAGTGGATTACGTCCCCTTCGGTCAGGATCATGGGCTCGCCGGCGGGGACCTTTTCCCGGTTCAGCACAGTACCGTTAGTGCTGCCCAGATCCTCCAGGACGTAGGCATCGTCCTCACGCCGGATGACTGCGTGGCGCCGGGACACGCCCCTTTCGAACCCGCCGTGGATGCTCAGATCGACCTCGGGGTCCAGATCGTCCAGGGGGTCCCTGCGGCCCAGAAGGATTTCGTCGCCGGTGATGTCGAACCGGTACCCGTCCTCCAGTTCGAGACAGGCCGAGGGGGAATCCGCGTTTTGCCCGGGAAGATCCTCCACTGAGGTTTTCTCGAGGGGGGCCTCACCCGAACAGTCCACACACAACTTGCGATCTTCTTCCATCTCCACTTCACACTCCGGACAGATATTCATCCCGCACCTCCTGAATTGTTGATTCGTTGTCCATGCCGGATAAAGAGCAAAAGAGGGGCCAGCGAATCAAAGGGAGGAGGGAGGAGGGAGGAGGGGGTTAAACAGCTTTAAAAACAGCCAGTTAGACCGCCGGATGCTGAAAGGCTGTTTTTAAAGAATGTGTTCGGGAATCGAACGGGGGGATGAGAATTGGACAGGAGCGAGGTGCCTGGTGGCTGGGGTCTAACAAATTTGATAAGGTCGCAAGTTGAATGAGCTTTTGACCCTCCCCGCGGCTTTTCGTTGAAAACCCCGGTGTCCGCGCGCTTTCAAACTTTTGCGTCTTTGCGTCTTGAGCGACCGAAGGGAGCGGGCGTGAGTCATGGCGTCCCGGCGCCAGAACGCTGAAGCTGCGACCATCAGCGTTAACGCTTTTGATCTCTATTTGAAATCTGAGATCCGAGATCTGAAATCTGAAATCTGAAATCTGAAATCAGTCTAATCCCATCTTCTTCATCTTCGCGTAAAGGGTGGACGGGGCGATGCCCAGGAGGCGGGCGGCCTGGCGCTTGTTGCCGCCGGCCCGGTCGAGGGCCTCCCGGACAGCCTGGGCCTCCGCGTCGGCCAGGCTCCCCGGGCTGCCAAGGCTATCGGACGCCGCGCTGCCTCCATGAAGGTTCAAATCGCCCGCATCGAGGGTGTCGCCCCTGGCCAGGGCCGCGGCGGTCTCCAGGACGTTCTTGAGCTCCCTCACGTTCCCGGGCCAGCCGTGGAGCTGGAGCTTTTTCAGGCCCGCCTTTGTTAAAGTGATCCCCCGCCCCTGGCTTTCCCCGACCCTCTCCAGGAAGGTCCGGGCCAGGACGGAGATGTCCTCGGGCCGCTCACGGAGGGGCGGCAGGACGGCGCGGGCCGCTGACACCCGGTAGAAAAGATCCTGCCGGAAAGTTCCCTTACGAACCTGCGACTCCAGGTCGCGGTTGGTGGCCGCAACGAAACGCAGGTCCACCGTCTCATGCTGTGAGGTTCCCAGGCGCTTGTACTCCCGGCGGTCCAGAAGGCGAAGGAACTTTGGCTGGAGGTTCAGCGGAAGCTCACCGATCTCATCCAGGAAAAGGGTGCCCCCTTCCGCGTCCTTGACAGCGCCTGACCTTGAGCTGTCCGCCCCGGTGAAGGCGCCCTTGACGTACCCGAACAGTTCGCTCTCCATGAGCTCTGCGGGAACGGTGGAGCAATCGAAGATGACGAAGGGGCCCCTGGCCCGGGGGCTCCTGTCGTGAACGGCCCTGGCCGCCAGTTCCTTCCCCGTTCCGGTCTCGCCCTCCACGAGGACCGTGACGTCACTGGCCGCAAGGCCCTCCAGGAGCGTGAAAGCCCTCTGCATGCTTTCGCTGACCGACACCATCTCACCGAACCCCTGTTGAGCGCCGGGTGCGAGGACCGATCCGGCCGGGGCCAGCTGGAACCGGAGACGGGTCTTTCCCATGGTGAGGATCGCCCCATCCCTGAGATAGGCCCGGTCCACACGGACCCCGTTGAGAAAGGTACCGTTGGTGCTGCCCAGATCCTGGAGGAGATAGCCCTCGGCGGTGATGGCCACCTCGGCATGCTCCCGGGACACCGTGGGGTCATCCAGGCAAAGCTCGCTGCCCTTCCGGCTCCCGATGGCAACCGTCCCGGTGATCCTGAGGGAGGTTCCCTTGCCCGGGCCTTCCACCACGACCAGGAGGGCCTCGCCCCGTGTCGGCGTCTTGCTGCTGGAGATTTTTCGGGTAAGGGTCATAGGTTAAGAGTTCACAGTTTACAGTTCACGGTTTACTGTTTACCGACTTTTCGTTCCCTCGTCCGTCGTCGTGTCAGCCGAAGCTTTATGCGAAGGCTGAAGCTCGAAGAGCGAATTCGGATGGCTACTGACTACTGATTCTAGGCTACAGAGCATCTCAAGCCAAGGCTTATGATTCTACACCGGCACCCCGACACTCCGCTACACCGATACCGTGTTTATTCCCCGCCCTCCGCACCTCGCACTTCGTACTGCCTTTCTTCCCCGTGTCCCCGCGTCACCCCATCTCCGTGTCTAAAGGTTCTTCTCCCCCTCTCCCCTTAGCCCCCTTCTGACGTACTTTCAGATAAACACGTCCCTGCCACCTTCCTTCCCTTTCCATGTGATCCCTGATGGCCTGGATCACCCTGGCGCGGTCCGGCCACCGGGGGGCGATGAGCATCTCCCGGGGGGCATCGGCTACCAGACGATGGATGACGGTTTCCGGCGGCAGCCTTTCCAGGAAGGCTGCCGCCAGCTCGGGGTACGACTTCCACTCCAGGGGCTTGGCGTCGCCATCTGCCAGCATCTTTTCCATGCGGGTGCCCCTGACCACCTGGAGATGGTGGATCTTCACCCCTTCTACCGCGAGGCCAGCCAGGTAATCAGCCGTTTGGAGCATCTTCTCCCTGTCCTCACCGGGCAGCCCCAGGATGACGTGGGCCAGCACCGGGATCCCGGACTTCCCGGCAAGCTCCCTCGCCCGTGTAAAGCTTTCGACATCGTGGCCCCGCCCGAGGAGGGAAAGGGTCTCGTCGTGGGCGGACTGCAGCCCCAGCTCCAGCCAGATCAGCTTTCTGTAAAGCCAGGGCGACAGGGCTTCCAGGATCGGTTCGTCGATACAGTCCGGCCTGGTTCCCACGAAAAACCCGACCACGTCCGGCAGGCCGCAAAGACGGTCCACAAGCTGGTTGAATACGTCCGGCTCGGTGTAGGTGCCGGTGCCGGCCTGCAGGTAGACGATAAAGGGCGACCCCTCCTGCCCCTTGCGCGCCCGTGCGATCTGTTCTACAGGATCCGTTCCCGATCTGGCGTGGGAAGGGACGAAGCTGTCAAGGCGGCAAAAGGCGCACCCGTCCATGGCCAGGGTCCCGTCCCGGTTGGGACATCCGAAACCCGGGTCCACCGGCACTTTCCGGAGCGGTGCCCCGAAGACCTCCGTCAGGTAGGAGGACAGGGACCGGTACAGAAAGGGGCGTTGACTCTTTTTTCCGGTTCTGATAGTCATTTACGTTCCTCCAAACCCGCATTACACCTCTGATATTATATAAGAAATCATGTTTTGAAAGGAGTTCACCATGGAAGTCAAGGAACTTGAACACAAAACGGTCGCCGAACTCAAGGAGATGGCCAGGGAGCTGGGTATCACGGGCCTTTCCTCCATGAAGAAGGCCGACCTTGTCGCCGCTATTGCGGGAGCATCGGACGCATCCACTGCCGCCGAAGCTCCGGTCGAACAGCCCGCCCCTGAGCCTGTGGAGACCGAGGCTCCCGTAAAGGCCGAGGCCCCTGTCGAAGAGGAAGCAGCCCCTGAAGTCGAGGCCGCATCCGAGCCCGAGCCTGAGCCCGAAGTCGAAGCTGCCCCGGCCGAAGAGGCTCCGGTAGAAAAGGCTCCGATAGAAGAACCCGTTGTCAAAGCCGCTTCCCCCTCCGCTGACGTGTCCGCCGACCTTTCCACCGAAGCCGAGGTGGCGAAGGTGGAAGCCGATGAGGCGAAGGCGAAAGCAGCCCCTGCACCCGCTCCCGCACCTGAGCCCGAGCCAAAGGTTGAGACCGCACCTGAACCCGAACCTGAACCGAAGGTTGACGTGTCCGCCAAGGCTGAGGAAGCGAAGGCGAAAGCAGCCCCTGCACCCGCTCCCGCACCTGAGCCCGAGCCAAAGGTCAAGGAGGTCGTTCTCTCCAAGACCCAGGCCCGCCTCCGGGGAAAGCATGACGTCCCCGCCCTGAAGCTGGAAAAGAGGGCACTGCGCTCCCAGATCCTGGCTGCCATCGCCGAACAGGATTACGTGAAGATGAAGGAGCTCCGGAACAGGAAGAAGGAACTCAGACGCCTGCTTAATCGCGTCTGAGCGATCTCAAATCTCAGATCTCAAATCAGGCCGCCCGATGGGCGGCTTTTTTTCGAACCGTCCGTTCAAAGGTGGTGAATAAATCAACCTTTTTACAGGAACCGGGATCGCTTCGCCCGGATAATAGCTCGCGATGACAAAGATGGAAATGAACGGTTCTTCCCCGTTTCTCACCCTTCCCGTTTCCCCGCGTCACGAGTTGTCCCGGACAACAGCATCCACGATCCTTCCCTTGAGTCCGGGAACAAACTTTTCCGTCTCCTCCCACGCCGGCAAAGGTCCCAGCTCCTGCTCTTCGCCCATGCAGGAAAGGGCAAGCTGTACGGCCGCCGCGAAAGTGTCGATGGCGGCAAGCTCCTTCTCCCTGTCGTAGGCCAGGCCGTTTGCCAGGGCGTCGGCCCGGTAGCCGGGGACCATCGCCAGCGCCCTTTCCCGGTATCGGTCCACCAGCCCTTTAAGCAACTCAGGATCGTTGACCTCCCGGAGAAGGGCGGATGTGACCTCCAGGGCCATCCGGTTCAGGCCTTTGGACGTGTCGCCCGGGTGCAGCTCCTGGTGCTTGTGTTCGTAATTGTCGCAAAGCTCTGCCTGGCAGATCCTCCCTGGCTCGACGGCCCGGGACACCGCCGACAGGATCCCGATCTCAAGACCCCAGTCCCTGGGGATGGGGATCCGGTTCGCAAGGTCAAGTGTAAGGCCAAACTCCCCGGCGAGGGGATACCTCATGGCCCCGATGGTCTCCAGGGCGCTGGACGGGGACCACTCCCTGAGGAGCCACACCAGAGGCATCACAAGGAGCCGCGTCACACGTCCCGCCAGGCGGTCGCCTGAGATCCTGGGGTAGTACCCCTTGCAGAAGGAGTATTCCAGGCCTGGGTGAACGAGAGGCATCAGGAGCCTCATGGGGAGTTCCTTCGTATAGGTGACGATGTCGGCGTCGTGAAGCCCCACAGCATACAGCCCACCCCTGGCCAGGAGGTAGCCCATGGCGATCCAGACATCTCTCCCCTTGCCCGGGGGACCGATATCGATGCCCCCTTTTGCGTCATCGAAAACCTTCTTCAGCCCCTCGCTGCCCGGCCATACCACCGTCGTTTGCATGGGCAGTTCGGCAAGCGCGGCCCTGGCCCTGTCGAAATCCTTCCGTGACGGAGCACCCAGTGCGAGGACAACTTCCCGGACCCAGGGGACATCGTGGAGCTGCTCAAGGATGACGGGCCAGGCGGGACCGTCCATTTCCGAGGCCAGGGCGGGCAGAAGGAGGGCGGGCGGGCGCTGGTCCGCGTACCTGGCCATGCTTTCCGGCAGCCCATGGACCCCGGGGGCGGGAAGCCGGTGGATGGTGGTTACGGGAAAGTTCTGGAAGAAATCGGACATAATAAAGAGTGGTACTAGGAGCCTGGACTATTCACGAGGTTCTTTTCCGTTCCGGCTGCGTTGCTGTGTCGTTCGCTTGTGCGGAATACTAAAGTATGCCTCCGCGCTCACTCCACAGTCGCCTTGCCGGAACGAAAAACTCCTCTCGTGACTATGTCCGGGCAACCCCGCATAATTCATGATGTTTATCGTGCCATTCCCATTTATCTTTAATTGCCACACAGTTAGCTGACATCTCATCACCATCATGAATAATGCGGGCTAGATATAGTTTTTCGGAAGTAGCATTTAGACCGAAAAAAACAAATATATGGCACATTTGGTAATTCACCGGAGTTATTTACCGGTTTAATGCTCTTGTTTTCAAGAAAAGACCCAAAAAAGGGCTTTCCGAAAAACCTATAGCAGCGTGTCAAGAGGTTTTCCGACACGCTGCTAGCGCTTAGCTCTCACTTCAAGAATTTCGCTTCCACGGTCCGATCGCCGAGGCGGATCTGGATCGGGTTGGCCAGGGTGAACTCCTCGGGAAGGATGAGGTACCCTTTGTAGATATTCCCCCTGATGTTCGTAACGCACAGGAGGGGGCGCCACCTGTTTTCCCCCTGGTCCATCATGAGCATGCTGCACAGTTCCTGGGGTTCCTTGGTGTTGATGTCCATCTGAAGGATCACATTGGTGATCCCGTTTTCCTCCCTGACCTGCGCCTCCAGCTTCTCGTCGTACTGGACAACAGCCGAAACGATGCACGCATTGGTGTCACGGCTGCTGATCCAGAAGGAGCTGCGGGCCTGGAGCTGGTGAGGCCAGACCGTCAAAAGGAAAAGGACGGCAATAAGCAGGGCCGGGGCCTTCCGCCATGTCAAAACGATTTTTTTCACAAGGCAAGAATACAACAAGCCTCCCTTCCTTTCAAGAGTGAGGCTTGCGTTCGTGATTCGGGTCTTCCCCAACCACCATTCACGAGTCACCAGTCACGGCCCTTATATTATCTTGTTCAACGGATATTCGATGATCCCCTCCGCGCCGCCTTCCAGGAGAAGGGGGACGAGGCGCCGTACCGTTTCCTCCGAGACCACGGACTCCACCGAGTACCAGTCGCTCTGGTGGAGCCCGGCCACGGTGGGGGCGTTCAGGCTGGGAAGGAGGCTCACGATCTTGTCCAGGTCGTCCCGGTGGATATTGAGCTTGAGACCCACCATGCCGATGGCTTTTTCGGCCCCCTTGAGCAGCATGGCGATGGTGTCGATCTTCTTTCGCCTGAACGGATCCTTGTACGCCTGCTTGTTGGCTATGAGGTACGGTTTGGACTGCATCATCTCGTGGATGATCTCCAGCCCGTGGGCGCGGATCGTGCTGCCGGTCTCGGTCACTTCCACCGCGGCGTCGGCGATCCCCTCCACGACCTTGGCTTCCGTTGTCCCCCAGGAGTAGTCCACCTTGACGTCGATGTTGCGTTCGGCGAAATACCGGCGGGTGAACTGGACCAGTTCCGTGGAGATCCGCCTGCCGGCCAGATCCTCGATGGTCTTGTAGGAGCTGTCCCTGGGAACGATGACCACCCACCGGGCCGGCCGGCTGCTGACCTTGGAATAGGCGAGTTCTTCCACCCAGGCCACGTCGGAGTCGTTCTCCAGGATCCAGTCCCTGCCCGTGATACCGGCGTCCAGAATCCCTTCCTCCACGAAGCGGGACATCTCCTGGGCCCGGACGAGGGAGCAGGTCAGTTCGGGGTCGTCCACGGTTGGGAAGTAGCTCCTCGATCCGCGGTTGATGCGCCACCCGGCTCTCCTGAAAAGGTCTATGGTCGCCTCTTCAAGGCTGCCTTTGGGGATACCAAGCTTAAGGGTGTCCCCGTTCCCGTTAAGAGGTCTTTTGTATTCAGTCAAGATGGGTTCCTTTCGGGAAAGTTTACGGTTCACAGTCCACGGTTTACAGTTCACTGCTCAAAAACCGATAACTGCAAACGGTTTTCAGTTTCAAAGCTCCTGCAAGGAGCAACAACCGTTAACTGTACACTGTGAACAGTTAACTCCTATATATTAAACCTCACGTGGAAGATCTCTCCGTCTTTCACGATGTAATCCTTTCCCTCGATGCGGAGCTTGCCGACCTCCTTCGCCTTCGTCAGTCCTCCCAGGGCGATGCATTCATCGTAGGCCATGACTTCGGCCCTGATGAACCCCCGCTCCAGGTCGGTGTGGATCTTTCCCGCCGCTTTGGCCGCGGGTGTGCCCTCGGGGATCGTCCAGGCATGGACCTCTTTTTCCCCCACCGTAAAAAAGGTGACGATGTGCAGCTGCTCGAAAAGGGTGGCCATGAACCGTTCCCTGGCAGATACCTCGATGCCGAGGTCGGCCAGAAAAGGCGCTCTCTCACTTTCGGGTATCTCCAGGGTCTCGAATTCCGCAAGGGCAGGAATCTCAAGGTAGTCCATGCCTTCACGGAGACAGCGGTCGGCAAGATCCGGGAACCTGAGGGCTCCCGCACCTTCGGCTCCCTGATTGGCGATCACGAGGAGGGGAACGAGAGTGAGAAAGTTGTATCCGGAAAGGGTCTTCAGCTCTTCCTTGTCAAGACTAAGCCGCCTGATGGGCTGTCCTTCCTCAAGGCCGTCCTTGAGCCTGCCCAGCAGCTGGGCCTCCCTCGAAGAGTGCTTGCCCTCCTTTTCGAGACGCTCAAGGCGGTTCTCGATGGGCATGAGGTCGGCAATGGCGAATTCCTGAAGGAGCGATTCAAGCTCCGTTGAAAGTTCGTCAGCCTTGCGGCACACCTCTGACAAGGGGGCGTCGAAACCGCGCAGAACCAGTACCAGGGCATCCAGGCCGGCCGTCCGGGCCAGGGTTTCCTTCCGCAGGCCGCCTCCCTCCTGGGGCCGCAGATCTCCCATCTCGACGACATCCACATGAAGCGGGGTGATCTTCTTCGGCCGGAAAAGGTCAACCAGCTGATCCAGTCTGGGATCGTCCACGATAATGGAACGGATCTCCGGCCCTCCGTGCTTTCCGGCAAGTTCCGGATCTTCGGAAAGGAGGGCTAGAAGGGTGGTAACCCCGGAGCCCGAGTATCCTGCTAATCCAATTTTCATGATAATTTTGATTTCAGTATCCAGTATCCGGTAGCCGGAATATACCGAATCCCGAACACTTGCCTTTTAAAAGAGTGCGTTGTTAATTATAGTTCCGTTTACTGATTACTGATTACTGATTACTGATTGTTACCACCTTTCCAAGACCCTCACAAGCCCGGAGGAGGATTGTGGAACGGTTCGTGCCAGGCTACCTGCAGATAGAGGCCGGTGTGTTCCAGCGCAGGATCCGGACCCTCAGGGAGATCGCCTCCCCGTGCGGGTTGTGCCCAAGACGATGCGGGTCCCTGCGGGGGGAAGGTGAAGAAGGCTACTGCCGCACCGGGTTCGGCCCCTTCGTAAGCTCGGTGCACCCTCACCACGGCGAGGAGGCTCCCCTGACCGGGGCCGGCGGTTCGGGGGCCATCTTCCTTGCGGGATGCAACCTGGGCTGTATCTTCTGCCAGAACTACGACATCAGCCACCTGGGCGGCGGACGGATGATCACCGTCAAGGCTCTGGCCGAGGCAATGCTGTCCCTTCAGCATGCGGGTTGCCATAACATCAACTTCGTCAGCCCCTCCCACCAGGTCCACTCCATCGTCGAGGCGGTCATGCTGGCTGCCGGAGCCGGGCTGACAGTCCCCCTTGTCTACAATACCGGAAGCTATGACTCTGCCGAGACCCTCCGCCTTCTGGATGGTATCTTCGACATCTACATGCCTGACCTGAAGTTCACCGACAGTAAAACCGCCCTGAAACTGGCCGGCGCCGCCGACTACCCTGATGTCGCCAGGCAGGCCATCAGGGAGATGCATCGCCAGGTGGGAGACCTCGTCACAGATGAAAGGGGCGTTGCGCTGCGGGGCCTCCTGGTCCGCCATCTTGTCCTGCCCCACGACCTGGCGGGATCCGGCGAGGCGTTCCGGTTCCTGGCCGAGGAGATCTCCGTCAACACTTATCTCAACGTCATGGGCCAGTACCGGCCCTGTTTCGAATCCGCGGGTCAGCCCGGTATCGGTGACTCCCTTTCCCGGAGCGACTATCTGAATGTCCTCGAGCTGGCACTTAAATGGGGGTTGAGGAGGCTTGATTGAGCGTCCGAACAAGCCATCAAACGCCGATTTTTATTCTCCCGGGCTTTTCCGGAACCTGGGGCCTGGAAGCCGGATCGGCCGGCATCCGGTTGTTTAACACTGTTTTGACATTTTTCTTGACATGAACGAAACATCGTTTTACCATTCACAACAAAGGGTAAGGGGGCTGAAAGCCCCTCCCACCAGAATCCTTTAAAAACAGGCCGTTATAAAGATAAATAGCGGTATTTACGGGCCTGGCTTTTCTATAAACACTGTTTTAATTCTTGAAATGTCACCGGCCTGGACAGCATTGGAGCCGGACTAAAGCGAGAGACACAATCCCTTGTGAAAGGAGGTGGAGCCGAGCGCCGATCACAACACCGGCTTAACGCAGCCGGTGCAGGGCCAGGTGTCATTATGGCCCATCAGGCATCGGGGCGGGTCCCACGTAAAGAGCAGGCCCCGCACCCCCGCACGGAATCCGGGCACAAGACCGGAGCCGGACACAAGACCGGAGCGGCAGGATAACGAGACGCTTCGGGCAACGTGATGTGATTAACCCTGGAGGGGTAGGGATCCCTCCCACTGAGTTATGGAGGAATCAATGGAACAAAATCTCGGTAACAGATGGCGGTTCGTCGGGGCTGCGCTTATCATGCAGCTTTGTCTCGGCGTGCTGTACTCCTGGTCCGTGTTCAGGGGCCCGCTGGAGGCCCTGCACGGCTGGGACAAGACCCAGAGCATCGCACCTTACCGGTGGTCGGTTCTCATGTTCACCGTGGCCATGATCTTCGCCGGGTTCTGGCAGGACAAGAAGGGCCCGAGACTCGTCGGTAGCGTCGGGGGTATTCTCCTCGGCACCGGCTGTCTGCTGGCGTCCTTCATCGGCAACACCCCCGGCGGAATGATCTTCGCCTACGGTGTCCTCGGCGGCCTCGGTGTGGGCTTCGCCTACGTTACGCCCATCGCCACCTGTGTTAAGTGGTTCCCGGACAAACGCGGAATGATCGTCGGCCTCGCGGTCATGGGTTTCGGCGCCGGCTCCCTCATCTTCGCGCCTCTCATTGAAAAACTCATCGGATCCAA
It contains:
- a CDS encoding FHA domain-containing protein, coding for MRAVGSRTARMGLVGCCAALAAAAPLGMVLATVESAWAASIWFGLLVGGTLSGFIRVFEQLWYGRAGRMVTAVLAPASFGAVGGAVGAALGQALYGALGTSLVRTASSGISVPLSAGSALGWGITGLAVGLAVTLTRPESRGRWMAAALGGAVGGSVGGALMQVFRPLLGPASMTLGLVALGGAIAFGIAWAQGLAARVRLQVLEGAGRGSEFILDSDTLIGSDPHCPVRITGAGVASKHARITAREGNPLIEDLGSPKGVMVNDRKVAGGGKSLKHGDLVRIGSSLLRVNVLGAYQGATGRSGAAATLLAGLCLILPASSYADTGEGDNWRITQVDASRYPLVDLYATLPGDANPNGITDLAVTEGDVSLSIVEVRDLSTGVRDQPLTVSLVVDTSESMRGAKLDEARRALSRFARTIPSSAMVHLVIFNDTVTVAGRDLAPSDLADRSLLLTAGGHTALFDGISRGVALAEGTPGRRVVVTLTDGMANRGSVSMEEALEAAQRAGVSLLFVGLGPDARKNRLSSMARRTGGLAVYTAEASALSSLFEGFATEISREVLFRYRAASGESQVVPVVLRVSTRSSDIALESRYFSPRATFMGTNGRGSVALILAGMLGAAGLVAASRLTGFVVSRGPVLLVEGSSNATRMLTRVLTRHGMTVPMSIGGETLLVNNQPVTGSATLKPGQTLTWGETTIMYRGK
- a CDS encoding FHA domain-containing protein, translated to MNICPECEVEMEEDRKLCVDCSGEAPLEKTSVEDLPGQNADSPSACLELEDGYRFDITGDEILLGRRDPLDDLDPEVDLSIHGGFERGVSRRHAVIRREDDAYVLEDLGSTNGTVLNREKVPAGEPMILTEGDVIHFGHLRVVFHGGTVNGGVS
- a CDS encoding sigma 54-interacting transcriptional regulator → MTLTRKISSSKTPTRGEALLVVVEGPGKGTSLRITGTVAIGSRKGSELCLDDPTVSREHAEVAITAEGYLLQDLGSTNGTFLNGVRVDRAYLRDGAILTMGKTRLRFQLAPAGSVLAPGAQQGFGEMVSVSESMQRAFTLLEGLAASDVTVLVEGETGTGKELAARAVHDRSPRARGPFVIFDCSTVPAELMESELFGYVKGAFTGADSSRSGAVKDAEGGTLFLDEIGELPLNLQPKFLRLLDRREYKRLGTSQHETVDLRFVAATNRDLESQVRKGTFRQDLFYRVSAARAVLPPLRERPEDISVLARTFLERVGESQGRGITLTKAGLKKLQLHGWPGNVRELKNVLETAAALARGDTLDAGDLNLHGGSAASDSLGSPGSLADAEAQAVREALDRAGGNKRQAARLLGIAPSTLYAKMKKMGLD
- a CDS encoding TIGR01212 family radical SAM protein (This family includes YhcC from E. coli K-12, an uncharacterized radical SAM protein.), which produces MTIRTGKKSQRPFLYRSLSSYLTEVFGAPLRKVPVDPGFGCPNRDGTLAMDGCAFCRLDSFVPSHARSGTDPVEQIARARKGQEGSPFIVYLQAGTGTYTEPDVFNQLVDRLCGLPDVVGFFVGTRPDCIDEPILEALSPWLYRKLIWLELGLQSAHDETLSLLGRGHDVESFTRARELAGKSGIPVLAHVILGLPGEDREKMLQTADYLAGLAVEGVKIHHLQVVRGTRMEKMLADGDAKPLEWKSYPELAAAFLERLPPETVIHRLVADAPREMLIAPRWPDRARVIQAIRDHMEREGRWQGRVYLKVRQKGAKGRGGEEPLDTEMG
- a CDS encoding Rho termination factor N-terminal domain-containing protein, with the protein product MEVKELEHKTVAELKEMARELGITGLSSMKKADLVAAIAGASDASTAAEAPVEQPAPEPVETEAPVKAEAPVEEEAAPEVEAASEPEPEPEVEAAPAEEAPVEKAPIEEPVVKAASPSADVSADLSTEAEVAKVEADEAKAKAAPAPAPAPEPEPKVETAPEPEPEPKVDVSAKAEEAKAKAAPAPAPAPEPEPKVKEVVLSKTQARLRGKHDVPALKLEKRALRSQILAAIAEQDYVKMKELRNRKKELRRLLNRV
- a CDS encoding glycosyl transferase, whose amino-acid sequence is MSDFFQNFPVTTIHRLPAPGVHGLPESMARYADQRPPALLLPALASEMDGPAWPVILEQLHDVPWVREVVLALGAPSRKDFDRARAALAELPMQTTVVWPGSEGLKKVFDDAKGGIDIGPPGKGRDVWIAMGYLLARGGLYAVGLHDADIVTYTKELPMRLLMPLVHPGLEYSFCKGYYPRISGDRLAGRVTRLLVMPLVWLLREWSPSSALETIGAMRYPLAGEFGLTLDLANRIPIPRDWGLEIGILSAVSRAVEPGRICQAELCDNYEHKHQELHPGDTSKGLNRMALEVTSALLREVNDPELLKGLVDRYRERALAMVPGYRADALANGLAYDREKELAAIDTFAAAVQLALSCMGEEQELGPLPAWEETEKFVPGLKGRIVDAVVRDNS
- the hisG gene encoding ATP phosphoribosyltransferase, giving the protein MTEYKRPLNGNGDTLKLGIPKGSLEEATIDLFRRAGWRINRGSRSYFPTVDDPELTCSLVRAQEMSRFVEEGILDAGITGRDWILENDSDVAWVEELAYSKVSSRPARWVVIVPRDSSYKTIEDLAGRRISTELVQFTRRYFAERNIDVKVDYSWGTTEAKVVEGIADAAVEVTETGSTIRAHGLEIIHEMMQSKPYLIANKQAYKDPFRRKKIDTIAMLLKGAEKAIGMVGLKLNIHRDDLDKIVSLLPSLNAPTVAGLHQSDWYSVESVVSEETVRRLVPLLLEGGAEGIIEYPLNKII
- a CDS encoding DUF933 domain-containing protein, with amino-acid sequence MKIGLAGYSGSGVTTLLALLSEDPELAGKHGGPEIRSIIVDDPRLDQLVDLFRPKKITPLHVDVVEMGDLRPQEGGGLRKETLARTAGLDALVLVLRGFDAPLSEVCRKADELSTELESLLQEFAIADLMPIENRLERLEKEGKHSSREAQLLGRLKDGLEEGQPIRRLSLDKEELKTLSGYNFLTLVPLLVIANQGAEGAGALRFPDLADRCLREGMDYLEIPALAEFETLEIPESERAPFLADLGIEVSARERFMATLFEQLHIVTFFTVGEKEVHAWTIPEGTPAAKAAGKIHTDLERGFIRAEVMAYDECIALGGLTKAKEVGKLRIEGKDYIVKDGEIFHVRFNI
- a CDS encoding radical SAM protein, producing the protein MERFVPGYLQIEAGVFQRRIRTLREIASPCGLCPRRCGSLRGEGEEGYCRTGFGPFVSSVHPHHGEEAPLTGAGGSGAIFLAGCNLGCIFCQNYDISHLGGGRMITVKALAEAMLSLQHAGCHNINFVSPSHQVHSIVEAVMLAAGAGLTVPLVYNTGSYDSAETLRLLDGIFDIYMPDLKFTDSKTALKLAGAADYPDVARQAIREMHRQVGDLVTDERGVALRGLLVRHLVLPHDLAGSGEAFRFLAEEISVNTYLNVMGQYRPCFESAGQPGIGDSLSRSDYLNVLELALKWGLRRLD